In Argiope bruennichi chromosome X1, qqArgBrue1.1, whole genome shotgun sequence, a single window of DNA contains:
- the LOC129959112 gene encoding uncharacterized protein LOC129959112: MADSLNREKNVEKPIETGNNGSNSEDKIPPYSDHEAVILAHKLINYETFIQARRVLIAWYQNGECNANNYGKIFFLTQICFDYQRIFEAMQKEVQKKIGSMREMMALQNFDSHCNLYRIEKTIKMMENPEIYDGFSPSQKERIQAAKNEVARLWENFFRERICNTSVEDGSGNARIACNERNMLLFKQFSDSLRLEVVHEEVDELRTRCKEYEQQILMLKSKLAGENSGSDSDSEYNPDHFHESEAELMGLMSIFLYRHSSGVNIDNIHSYINTIIPTIDAEDIEIFLRKFPGIFAEVDFQSGKRWFYVGSYLEPPVIN, from the coding sequence ATGGCGGATTCTCTTAATCGCGAGAAAAACGTCGAGAAACCTATTGAAACAGGTAATAATGGAAGtaattctgaagataaaattCCTCCTTATTCCGACCATGAAGCTGTTATTTTAGCTCACAAATTGATTAATTATGAAACTTTCATACAAGCACGACGAGTTTTAATTGCTTGGTATCAAAATGGAGAATGTAATGCAAACAAttatggaaagattttttttttaactcagataTGCTTCGATTACCAACGAATATTTGAAGCAATGCAAAAGGAAGTGCAAAAGAAAATTGGGTCGATGAGGGAAATGATGGCATTGCAAAATTTTGATTCCCATTGTAATCTGTATAGAATAGAAAAGACCATTAAAATGATGGAAAACCCTGAAATCTATGATGGTTTCAGTCCAAGTCAAAAAGAGAGAATCCAAGCCGCAAAAAACGAGGTTGCACGTctttgggaaaatttcttcaggGAACGTATTTGTAACACAAGTGTAGAAGATGGATCAGGTAATGCGAGAATTGCTTGTAATGAAAGAAATATGTTACTTTTTAAGCAGTTTTCTGATAGCCTTAGATTGGAAGTCGTTCATGAAGAAGTAGATGAGCTGAGAACAAGATGTAAAGAATACGAGCaacaaattttgatgcttaaatcAAAACTGGCTGGTGAAAATTCCGGTAGTGACAGTGATTCTGAATACAATCCTGATCATTTTCATGAGAGTGAGGCAGAGCTTATGggtttaatgtcaatttttttgtatCGTCATTCATCTGGAGTAAATATTGATAATATCCATTCGTATATAAATACTATCATTCCAACTATTGATGCcgaagatattgaaatttttttgagaaaatttcctGGAATTTTTGCAGAAGTTGATTTTCAGTCTGGAAAGAGATGGTTTTATGTTGGTAGTTACCTAGAACCACCTgttataaactaa